The following are from one region of the Haloactinomyces albus genome:
- a CDS encoding thioester reductase domain-containing protein, whose amino-acid sequence MPTPPPHSPASSPQPPAPTSSCATDEQQFAAVLSDAQLNRAETDLLTGHGAAEAALASADFWTRHAQHPAPAEAALDEAAGVDTDLWIELGTADHLPLLKNRGGEDAPPLVASLPADCDNAAGLSSALAQVWAHGADIDWTLVNGSRPARPPKLPTYRFDRRYYWREEPARSADAPRTRGVALQPMVLSAATGETLAETELSLAALPFLGEHRVHGHLVVPGVVFLELILRTAESAFHAPAHVEDLVLARPLVLGDRDTAVVQVVVSRPEDGRAKVRVFTKDAGDDWQQHLSAVVATAVETDEFEELVDPETIARAQNRIDEYIDDEEFYEKAWHPDFHLGPSFRLIRDPSRGKQVGAGTLVLPADDASGITSGVRPELLVLDACIQLVTAAAHSGVEQGWEDRPVRLGTGYESMVLHRPITGDRMECTAALRETGEGHLIGDLVLVAADGMPIAEIAGVSFRPVSPEILRRAVDEQATAEAQVAHRATPPVVDLAALRAAEGAERGETVLDHLISLFADILGMRQEELDIDTGIVELADSLMMAELKARVERDLAVTLPMEMLFDGSGLKSIARWVSSEIADVVPTVSAEPEPVSAVTADAAASTASPAAAPASSLAVPTRLRWMSVEEMTAEAELDTDITADREPDAAAPETTLLTGGTGFVGAFLLAELLRRRNGNVICVVRAEDEEHALRRVVSNLEAYGLDVGSETSRIVPVIGDLAEPLFGLDEESFAALHDRVGDIVHCGGVVKWTYPYKGLEPANVSGTREVLRLATTGAPRPVHFISTVGVFSSEEFTADVVAEEQPLHTSGPLVVGYAQSKWVAEKMVRTAHSRGVPMTIHRINTGGHSVSGAFNELDHLNMILKGCIEAGIAPDDGPMPVQPAPIDYVAAAVVEASCRPELDGSTLHLVNDTAMEWPELFDAVEKFGYPLQRLSFAEWKERVTSRSSGTMALLGLAPFLNDTVDHVRLPFSDAEATRAALANTGLSCPPLNDDLIHTYLRQYVATGFVEAPAR is encoded by the coding sequence GTGCCTACGCCGCCGCCGCACTCACCGGCATCTTCACCACAACCACCGGCGCCCACCTCATCATGCGCCACCGATGAGCAGCAGTTCGCTGCCGTCCTGTCCGACGCGCAGCTCAACCGCGCCGAAACCGACCTGCTCACCGGCCACGGAGCGGCAGAAGCGGCTCTGGCGAGTGCCGATTTCTGGACCCGCCATGCCCAGCATCCCGCGCCCGCGGAGGCTGCTCTCGACGAGGCAGCCGGTGTGGACACCGACCTCTGGATCGAGCTTGGTACGGCGGATCACCTTCCGCTGCTCAAAAACCGCGGCGGAGAAGATGCCCCACCTCTCGTGGCCTCGCTGCCTGCGGACTGCGATAACGCGGCGGGCTTGTCGTCGGCACTTGCCCAGGTGTGGGCACACGGTGCCGACATCGACTGGACCCTCGTGAATGGCTCGCGCCCCGCGCGTCCTCCCAAGTTGCCCACATACCGCTTCGACCGCCGCTACTACTGGCGTGAGGAACCTGCGCGCAGTGCGGACGCTCCTCGCACTCGAGGAGTCGCGCTACAGCCGATGGTCCTCTCGGCGGCGACCGGCGAAACGCTCGCGGAGACCGAGCTCTCCCTCGCCGCCCTGCCCTTTCTCGGGGAACACCGGGTCCACGGGCACCTCGTCGTGCCCGGGGTGGTCTTCCTCGAACTCATCCTGCGTACCGCGGAATCGGCGTTCCACGCGCCCGCGCACGTGGAGGACCTGGTCCTCGCCCGCCCCTTGGTGCTCGGAGACCGGGACACCGCGGTCGTCCAAGTGGTGGTCTCCCGCCCCGAGGACGGTCGGGCAAAGGTCAGGGTGTTCACCAAGGACGCCGGAGACGACTGGCAGCAGCACCTGAGCGCTGTTGTTGCCACAGCAGTGGAAACGGACGAGTTCGAGGAGCTCGTGGACCCGGAGACCATCGCCAGGGCCCAGAACCGCATCGACGAATACATCGACGACGAGGAATTCTACGAGAAGGCGTGGCACCCGGACTTCCACCTCGGTCCGAGCTTCCGGCTGATTCGCGATCCCAGCAGGGGAAAGCAGGTCGGCGCGGGCACCTTGGTGCTCCCCGCGGATGACGCTTCCGGCATCACCTCCGGTGTCCGTCCCGAGCTGCTGGTGCTCGACGCCTGTATCCAGCTCGTGACCGCTGCCGCCCATTCCGGCGTCGAGCAAGGCTGGGAAGACCGACCGGTTCGCCTCGGCACCGGCTACGAGAGCATGGTGCTGCACAGGCCCATCACCGGGGACCGTATGGAGTGCACCGCCGCGTTGCGGGAGACCGGTGAAGGGCACCTGATCGGCGACCTCGTGCTCGTGGCTGCCGACGGCATGCCCATCGCCGAGATCGCCGGGGTTTCCTTCCGGCCCGTCTCACCGGAGATACTGCGCCGTGCCGTCGATGAACAAGCCACGGCGGAGGCGCAGGTTGCCCACCGGGCGACACCACCGGTGGTTGACCTGGCAGCACTGCGCGCCGCGGAAGGTGCCGAACGCGGGGAAACGGTGCTCGACCACCTGATTTCCCTGTTCGCGGACATCCTCGGGATGCGGCAGGAGGAACTCGACATCGACACAGGGATCGTCGAGCTCGCTGACTCGCTGATGATGGCCGAGCTCAAGGCGCGGGTCGAGCGAGACCTGGCGGTCACCCTCCCGATGGAGATGCTCTTCGACGGTAGCGGGCTCAAGAGCATCGCCCGCTGGGTCTCCTCCGAGATCGCGGATGTCGTCCCCACTGTCTCGGCCGAACCCGAGCCGGTGTCCGCGGTGACCGCGGATGCGGCAGCAAGCACGGCCTCCCCTGCCGCAGCGCCGGCGAGCTCGCTCGCCGTTCCCACGAGGCTGCGTTGGATGAGCGTGGAGGAAATGACGGCGGAAGCCGAGCTGGATACGGACATCACCGCGGACCGCGAGCCCGACGCCGCGGCTCCGGAAACCACGCTCCTGACCGGCGGAACCGGGTTCGTCGGCGCGTTCTTACTCGCCGAACTCCTGCGCCGGCGCAATGGGAACGTCATCTGCGTGGTCCGCGCCGAGGACGAGGAACACGCCCTGCGACGCGTTGTAAGCAACCTCGAGGCGTACGGTCTCGACGTCGGCTCCGAAACGTCGCGCATCGTACCCGTGATCGGCGACTTGGCGGAGCCCTTGTTCGGGCTTGACGAGGAATCTTTCGCGGCCTTGCACGACAGAGTGGGTGACATCGTCCACTGCGGTGGTGTGGTCAAGTGGACCTACCCCTACAAGGGATTGGAACCCGCCAACGTTTCAGGCACCCGCGAGGTGCTGCGCTTGGCGACCACGGGAGCACCGCGGCCGGTCCACTTCATCTCCACCGTCGGCGTGTTCTCCTCCGAGGAGTTCACTGCGGACGTGGTGGCGGAGGAGCAGCCGCTGCACACCAGCGGGCCGCTCGTCGTCGGATACGCGCAATCGAAGTGGGTCGCAGAGAAGATGGTGCGCACCGCGCACTCCCGCGGCGTTCCCATGACGATCCACCGGATCAACACCGGTGGGCACAGCGTCTCCGGCGCGTTCAACGAGCTGGACCACTTGAACATGATCCTGAAGGGGTGCATCGAAGCGGGCATCGCACCCGACGACGGGCCGATGCCGGTGCAGCCGGCTCCGATCGATTACGTGGCCGCTGCGGTCGTCGAGGCGTCCTGCCGGCCCGAGCTCGACGGTTCGACCCTGCACCTGGTGAATGACACGGCCATGGAGTGGCCGGAACTGTTCGACGCGGTGGAGAAGTTCGGCTACCCGCTGCAGCGGCTGAGCTTCGCCGAGTGGAAGGAACGAGTGACCAGCCGTAGCTCGGGGACGATGGCGCTGCTCGGCCTCGCCCCGTTCCTGAACGACACGGTCGACCACGTCCGCCTTCCCTTCTCCGACGCGGAAGCAACTCGCGCTGCCCTCGCGAATACGGGTCTCAGCTGCCCGCCCCTGAACGATGATCTGATCCACACTTATTTGCGCCAGTACGTGGCCACCGGATTCGTGGAAGCGCCTGCCAGGTAA
- a CDS encoding beta-ketoacyl-ACP synthase 3 codes for MAISSAQGSCIASLGHYLPSTVLTTEEATAKLGVDAEWVVARCGIQQRRLADKDEYVVDMATAAAREALTKMATYPGRADTPSHVDTVIVATSTAESGMPSVAAQVAGRLGLRHPAAFDVNAACAGFCYALAAADAIIRAGSGRGVLVIGADKSSSWLDWEDRDTAILFGDGAGAAVVVPHDQRAIGPVLWGSIGEQADLIRIDPTERVIRQDGRSVYRWATSLGETIREMCRRSDVAPEDLAAFVPHQANLRIINTLAKHLDDVTTATDVVDVGNTIAATVPIALSRMVEREEVEDGDSVLLFGFGAGLAYAGQIVTLQTAPAATAHEAAMATAERPG; via the coding sequence ATGGCCATCAGCTCTGCCCAGGGATCGTGCATCGCAAGCCTAGGACACTACTTGCCATCGACCGTCCTGACAACCGAGGAGGCGACCGCGAAGCTCGGTGTCGATGCGGAATGGGTTGTGGCAAGGTGTGGAATTCAACAACGGCGACTTGCCGACAAGGACGAGTACGTCGTGGACATGGCGACTGCGGCTGCTCGGGAAGCGCTGACCAAGATGGCAACCTATCCAGGTCGGGCGGACACCCCTTCCCATGTCGATACCGTCATAGTGGCGACGTCGACTGCCGAGTCCGGAATGCCGAGTGTGGCAGCACAGGTTGCCGGACGCCTCGGACTGCGACATCCGGCTGCGTTCGATGTGAACGCAGCCTGCGCAGGTTTTTGCTACGCCCTGGCTGCCGCGGACGCCATCATACGAGCGGGCAGCGGTCGCGGGGTGCTCGTCATCGGCGCCGACAAGTCCAGCAGCTGGCTGGACTGGGAGGACCGCGACACCGCCATTCTCTTCGGAGATGGAGCCGGAGCAGCAGTCGTTGTGCCACATGATCAACGCGCGATTGGCCCTGTACTGTGGGGAAGCATCGGGGAGCAGGCCGATCTCATCAGGATCGACCCCACCGAGCGGGTGATTCGGCAGGACGGTCGATCCGTGTACCGATGGGCCACAAGCCTGGGGGAGACCATCAGGGAGATGTGCCGGCGTAGCGACGTGGCCCCCGAGGATCTCGCGGCCTTCGTCCCGCACCAGGCCAATTTGCGGATCATCAATACATTGGCAAAGCACCTTGATGATGTCACCACTGCGACGGATGTTGTTGATGTCGGTAACACGATCGCGGCGACCGTTCCGATTGCGCTATCCCGAATGGTGGAACGCGAAGAAGTCGAGGATGGTGATAGCGTGCTGTTGTTCGGGTTCGGTGCAGGGCTCGCCTATGCCGGGCAGATTGTTACGCTGCAGACCGCGCCGGCTGCGACGGCTCATGAAGCCGCGATGGCAACAGCA
- a CDS encoding fatty acyl-AMP ligase, whose product MATTSRASTLLSRLREHVERRPTATAYTFLDDDVEVQRTMTFADLGAAVQTVAANLLARLRPGDRALLLLPEGLDFVPIFLGCLQAGVIAVPAYPPSPVQSRLRVETLRAIVKDCQPDAVVASAPEDVIAEIKDVVPEMAGVWWASSDTLTTTPVDDPIEELPDPERIAFLQYTSGSTSMPKGVVVPHAALVHNEELIRKSMEHDEDLTTVGWLPLFHDMGLIGIVLNPIWLGGQGVLMAPRSFIKRPARWLWAISRYGGTTSGAPNFAFDMCTRRIRDSEIEGLDLSSLRVAFNGAEPVRAQTLHAFGRRFAPYGLDTGALYACYGLAEATLLVTGTRVGTKPQEIIVDTDALQHGKVVLSQTGRTLVSSGFPRIDREVLIVDPDTHEPLDSDHVGEIWIGGPGLPTGYWGNPGASNRTFAAEPTTGGTGPCMRSGDLGFLHRGELYVTGRIKDVIILGGKNHYPQDIEDTAEEAHASIRTGCVASFSVVDDDAERVVVVVGAGGAALGSSEAGTRKRGNIVKAVRAAVATDHGITVDDVVITGPNAVPKTSSGKVQRGRCRAAYLAGEFAHTEKRQKESP is encoded by the coding sequence ATGGCGACAACAAGCAGGGCTTCGACCTTGTTGAGCCGGTTGCGGGAGCATGTGGAGCGACGGCCGACAGCCACCGCGTACACCTTCCTCGACGACGATGTCGAAGTACAGCGGACCATGACTTTCGCCGACCTCGGCGCTGCAGTCCAGACAGTGGCAGCAAACCTCCTCGCACGCCTTCGCCCGGGAGATCGTGCCCTTTTGCTGCTGCCTGAAGGGCTTGACTTCGTACCGATCTTCCTTGGATGCCTGCAAGCGGGAGTGATCGCCGTTCCCGCTTATCCCCCTTCGCCGGTACAGTCACGGCTTCGTGTGGAAACCTTGCGCGCAATCGTGAAGGATTGCCAACCCGACGCAGTGGTCGCCTCGGCGCCCGAGGACGTGATAGCCGAGATAAAGGACGTAGTGCCGGAAATGGCCGGTGTCTGGTGGGCCTCGTCGGACACGCTGACGACAACGCCGGTTGATGACCCGATCGAAGAATTGCCCGATCCGGAGCGGATCGCATTCTTGCAATACACCTCCGGGTCAACATCGATGCCCAAGGGAGTCGTTGTGCCGCACGCCGCCTTGGTGCACAACGAGGAACTCATCCGGAAATCCATGGAGCACGACGAGGACCTGACCACTGTCGGATGGTTGCCCCTGTTTCACGACATGGGGTTGATCGGAATTGTGCTAAATCCGATCTGGCTCGGCGGGCAGGGCGTTTTGATGGCGCCCCGATCGTTCATCAAACGGCCTGCTCGTTGGCTGTGGGCGATTTCCCGCTACGGCGGTACGACCAGCGGAGCACCGAACTTCGCGTTCGACATGTGCACTCGCCGGATCCGTGACAGCGAAATCGAAGGACTCGACCTCAGCAGTTTGCGGGTCGCCTTTAACGGGGCAGAGCCGGTGCGCGCGCAAACATTGCACGCGTTCGGCCGGCGCTTTGCGCCCTACGGGCTCGATACAGGTGCCCTCTATGCCTGCTACGGGCTCGCCGAAGCCACTCTCCTGGTGACCGGGACTCGTGTTGGCACCAAGCCGCAGGAGATCATCGTCGATACTGATGCACTCCAGCACGGCAAGGTGGTTTTGTCCCAGACCGGGAGAACATTGGTCAGTAGCGGGTTCCCCCGCATCGACCGTGAAGTGCTCATCGTCGATCCGGACACCCATGAACCGCTCGATTCCGACCACGTCGGCGAAATCTGGATCGGTGGCCCGGGATTGCCGACGGGTTACTGGGGAAACCCTGGTGCGAGCAACCGGACGTTCGCTGCCGAACCAACCACCGGTGGCACGGGGCCGTGCATGCGTTCCGGTGACCTCGGGTTCCTCCACCGCGGCGAATTGTATGTCACGGGCCGAATCAAGGACGTGATCATCCTCGGCGGCAAGAACCACTATCCGCAAGATATCGAGGACACTGCCGAGGAAGCACACGCGTCGATCCGCACTGGCTGTGTTGCGTCCTTTTCGGTCGTCGACGACGACGCAGAAAGAGTGGTTGTCGTGGTTGGGGCAGGCGGCGCCGCCCTGGGATCGAGCGAAGCGGGAACTCGTAAGCGTGGCAACATCGTGAAGGCCGTACGTGCCGCGGTTGCCACGGATCATGGGATCACCGTTGACGACGTCGTGATCACCGGGCCGAACGCGGTCCCCAAGACGTCAAGCGGAAAAGTCCAGCGCGGTAGATGCCGGGCCGCTTACCTCGCCGGAGAATTCGCGCACACCGAAAAAAGGCAGAAGGAATCGCCATGA
- a CDS encoding acyl carrier protein: MSISSTYTASQVEDWMIDRLAAMLDIDPETISRDTVFSELGISSIQAIELATEIEDSVGREITPTLVYEYPTIGEAVSYVIAASRG, from the coding sequence ATGAGTATTTCTTCCACTTACACTGCAAGTCAGGTAGAAGATTGGATGATCGACCGCCTCGCGGCGATGTTGGATATAGATCCGGAAACGATATCCCGAGACACGGTGTTTAGTGAACTGGGGATATCCTCGATACAGGCGATCGAGTTGGCCACTGAAATCGAGGATAGCGTTGGCCGTGAGATCACGCCGACGCTCGTATACGAATACCCGACGATCGGCGAAGCTGTAAGTTACGTTATCGCGGCTTCGAGGGGATGA
- a CDS encoding fatty acyl-AMP ligase, producing the protein MTVITPESTLIDRLTAYGENQATATAYTFLDENGEEASTLTYAELSARTDSIAAALRRRVGRGERALLLLPDGIDFMPTYLGCLRAGVIAVPAYPPLPMQAQQRMLTLRAISADSEPTVVVTSGPQELVDTIRDAVPELAGVWWVTADELVRTPPEQAPAERPAPDDIAFLQYTSGSTSEPKGVVVTHRALMHNEELIRVTFGHDEQNRTLAGWLPLFHDMGLIGNSLQPLWLGGHGISMSPLSFIKRPVRWLQAVTNYRANTSGAPNFAYEMCLRRISDEECAGLDLSAWKVAFSGAEPVRAATLDRFTERFAEYGFHSKSLFPVYGLAEATLLVTASAVGAEPVRLTVDPEELQLGRAVPLAGGWPLVSSGTAWKDRSVVVVDPETREQAADSTVGEIWIGGPDLPAGYWRKPEASAKTFEGRILGGDGRTYLRSGDLGFIRDDEVYITGRHKDLIIVGGRNHYPHDIECTVENAHPAARKGCSAAFSVDMSDEETVVVVAEIRANFELTDELIGDFSRISSLAISQHHGINVHEVVPVGPDSVPKTSSGKLQRHAARRAYLAGEYSIVHEGVHV; encoded by the coding sequence ATGACCGTCATTACACCGGAGTCGACTCTGATCGATCGGCTCACCGCATACGGCGAGAACCAAGCAACGGCGACCGCTTACACCTTCCTCGACGAGAACGGCGAGGAAGCATCCACACTCACGTACGCCGAGCTTTCGGCGCGGACAGACAGCATCGCCGCCGCACTCCGCCGCCGTGTTGGGCGCGGTGAGCGTGCGCTGCTGCTGCTTCCGGATGGCATCGACTTCATGCCCACATATCTGGGCTGCCTGCGTGCGGGCGTTATCGCAGTCCCCGCGTATCCGCCTCTGCCGATGCAGGCGCAGCAGCGCATGCTGACCCTGCGTGCGATTTCCGCGGATTCCGAGCCCACCGTCGTCGTTACCAGCGGTCCTCAGGAACTGGTCGACACGATACGAGATGCGGTCCCCGAGCTGGCGGGTGTCTGGTGGGTGACGGCGGATGAACTTGTTCGGACACCGCCCGAACAAGCGCCCGCAGAGCGACCCGCCCCGGACGACATCGCCTTCCTGCAGTACACCTCGGGGTCCACATCGGAGCCCAAGGGCGTCGTTGTTACTCACCGTGCGCTGATGCACAATGAAGAGCTGATCAGAGTCACCTTTGGTCACGACGAGCAGAATCGTACGCTCGCCGGTTGGTTGCCCCTCTTTCACGACATGGGGCTCATCGGCAACTCACTGCAGCCGCTGTGGCTCGGCGGACATGGCATCTCCATGTCGCCGCTCTCGTTCATAAAGCGTCCCGTTCGTTGGCTCCAGGCGGTCACCAACTACCGAGCGAACACGAGTGGCGCGCCCAACTTCGCGTACGAGATGTGTCTTCGCAGAATCAGTGATGAGGAGTGTGCCGGACTCGACCTCAGTGCGTGGAAAGTTGCCTTCAGCGGCGCCGAGCCAGTGCGTGCAGCGACCCTCGACCGCTTCACTGAGCGCTTTGCCGAATACGGATTCCACAGCAAGTCGCTGTTTCCGGTGTACGGGCTTGCTGAAGCGACCCTGCTGGTCACAGCGAGCGCGGTCGGCGCGGAACCGGTACGGCTGACCGTGGATCCCGAGGAACTCCAGCTTGGCCGGGCCGTACCGCTGGCGGGCGGGTGGCCGCTGGTATCGAGCGGCACCGCCTGGAAAGACCGCAGTGTGGTCGTTGTCGACCCGGAGACGCGCGAGCAGGCCGCCGACTCGACCGTCGGTGAGATTTGGATCGGCGGTCCCGATTTGCCCGCCGGGTATTGGCGTAAACCCGAGGCCAGTGCGAAGACATTCGAAGGGCGCATTCTCGGCGGTGATGGCCGAACGTATCTTCGCTCAGGTGATCTCGGGTTCATCCGTGATGATGAGGTATATATCACCGGTCGCCACAAGGATCTTATTATTGTCGGTGGCCGTAACCACTACCCGCACGACATCGAGTGTACTGTTGAGAATGCCCACCCGGCCGCCCGGAAGGGTTGCTCGGCAGCCTTCTCGGTCGACATGAGTGACGAGGAGACCGTGGTCGTCGTGGCGGAGATTCGTGCGAATTTCGAACTCACCGATGAACTGATTGGTGATTTCTCACGAATATCTTCTTTGGCAATTTCCCAACATCACGGTATCAACGTGCACGAGGTCGTTCCGGTCGGCCCCGACAGCGTCCCCAAAACATCCAGCGGGAAGCTACAGCGTCATGCAGCCAGGCGTGCCTACTTGGCCGGAGAGTACAGCATTGTTCATGAAGGAGTCCATGTATGA
- a CDS encoding cytochrome P450: protein MTTITIDLTDPEYRLNPWPIYERLREEAPVMYAKGQAYDGSDFYVLSRYEDVTACLRDKKNYSSQITGQNYLNLPLLVNRDAPEHTRLRHMTNRAFNARLVRTLGTWVEELVDSLMDRVLAGDSTEFVEAFTTELPLRVVGGMLGIPLDRKADLRRWSGAVMNMFAVAAGMDPDEAPGFFEDLVEFGNYMGTLAAERKGKPNKGDVLGSLVAEHEEGMLDRDELATMAFSYVAAGHETTMNLLGGGMHMLLSDPGLAARLRAEPHLTASFIDEYLRMYSPTQWLLRRTCGETELHGVHIPQGALLHVLLGSANRDPRKYPNPDVFDLDRENQGDHMAFGAGRHFCPGAALSRLLAEHAFNAYYKHLDRFSLDPDDPPQLRSRQGSYGLARMKLLISQ, encoded by the coding sequence ATGACGACAATCACGATCGATCTCACCGATCCGGAATACCGGTTGAACCCGTGGCCGATCTACGAACGCCTCCGCGAAGAGGCGCCGGTCATGTATGCGAAAGGCCAAGCGTATGACGGCAGTGATTTCTACGTTCTGAGCCGGTACGAGGACGTCACCGCATGCCTTCGGGACAAGAAGAATTATTCGTCGCAGATCACCGGGCAGAACTATCTGAATCTCCCGTTGCTCGTGAACCGCGACGCGCCCGAACACACGCGGCTGCGCCACATGACCAACCGGGCTTTCAACGCCCGCCTGGTGCGGACACTGGGAACCTGGGTCGAGGAGCTGGTCGACTCTCTCATGGATCGGGTCCTCGCGGGCGACTCGACGGAGTTCGTCGAGGCGTTCACGACCGAGCTCCCGCTTCGGGTCGTCGGCGGTATGCTCGGGATCCCGCTGGACCGGAAGGCGGACCTGCGCCGGTGGTCCGGTGCGGTCATGAACATGTTCGCCGTGGCCGCGGGTATGGACCCGGACGAGGCACCCGGCTTCTTCGAGGACCTCGTCGAATTCGGCAACTACATGGGGACGCTCGCCGCCGAGCGCAAGGGCAAACCCAACAAGGGGGACGTCCTGGGCTCGCTCGTCGCCGAGCACGAGGAGGGCATGCTCGACCGCGACGAACTGGCCACGATGGCCTTCTCCTACGTTGCAGCGGGGCACGAGACCACGATGAACCTGCTCGGCGGCGGTATGCACATGCTGCTGTCGGATCCTGGTCTTGCCGCGCGGCTCCGCGCCGAACCGCATCTCACGGCTAGCTTCATCGACGAGTACCTGCGGATGTACAGCCCGACCCAGTGGTTGCTGCGCCGCACCTGCGGCGAGACCGAGCTGCACGGAGTGCACATTCCACAGGGGGCCTTGCTGCACGTGTTGCTCGGGTCGGCGAACCGGGACCCGCGTAAGTACCCGAACCCCGATGTGTTCGACCTCGACAGGGAGAACCAAGGCGACCACATGGCTTTCGGCGCAGGCAGGCACTTCTGCCCGGGAGCTGCGCTCTCCCGGTTGCTCGCCGAACACGCCTTCAATGCTTACTACAAGCATCTCGATCGGTTCTCGTTGGATCCGGACGACCCGCCGCAGTTGCGCTCTCGGCAGGGCTCGTACGGATTAGCCCGAATGAAACTTCTGATCTCGCAGTAG